The following are encoded together in the bacterium genome:
- a CDS encoding sugar ABC transporter permease, which yields MSDFSALWRQTKKNWGAYFFVLPALTVFFIFGLYPFIETFKISFFEWDGIAPSMSFVGLDNYIDIFFKNNVWWTSVGHAVFIAAFAMIVQNAIALFLAVLVYRDIRAKRFYRMVFYIPPVLSLIVVGLIWRFIYNHEYGILNYWLRMVGLGNLARPWLADPNTALISVAIVQSWQGLGNAFLLFFAGLQVIPEELFEAAHVDGANAWRRFVHITIPSLIPVATMVSILTLLGTMQTFPLVIAMTNGGPGFHTEVPVTRIYKMAFESYHFGYATAEAVVLGIMLLILSLVQLRVSKAMDYR from the coding sequence ATGTCTGATTTTAGTGCTTTGTGGCGGCAGACCAAGAAAAATTGGGGTGCCTATTTTTTTGTTTTACCGGCGTTGACGGTTTTTTTTATTTTTGGATTGTATCCTTTCATTGAAACGTTTAAAATCAGTTTTTTCGAATGGGACGGCATTGCGCCATCCATGAGTTTTGTAGGGCTTGACAATTATATCGATATTTTTTTTAAAAATAATGTCTGGTGGACCTCGGTCGGGCATGCCGTTTTTATTGCCGCCTTTGCAATGATCGTTCAGAATGCAATCGCTTTATTTTTGGCGGTTCTGGTTTATCGGGATATTCGCGCGAAACGGTTTTATCGTATGGTTTTCTATATTCCTCCGGTTTTATCCTTGATTGTTGTTGGTTTGATTTGGCGGTTTATTTATAATCATGAATATGGGATTTTAAATTATTGGCTCCGCATGGTGGGCTTGGGTAATCTGGCTCGTCCCTGGTTGGCTGATCCAAACACAGCCCTTATCAGTGTGGCGATTGTTCAGAGTTGGCAGGGTTTGGGGAATGCATTTCTGCTCTTTTTTGCCGGGCTGCAAGTGATACCTGAAGAACTTTTTGAGGCGGCGCATGTTGATGGTGCCAATGCCTGGAGGCGGTTTGTTCATATTACGATTCCTTCGCTGATACCGGTTGCCACCATGGTATCGATTTTAACACTTTTGGGAACCATGCAAACATTTCCTTTGGTGATCGCCATGACTAATGGAGGGCCGGGCTTTCATACTGAAGTTCCTGTAACACGAATTTATAAAATGGCATTTGAATCGTATCACTTTGGATATGCGACTGCCGAAGCAGTGGTGCTGGGGATTATGTTATTGATTCTTTCTCTGGTTCAATTGCGGGTTAGTAAGGCAATGGATTATCGGTAA
- a CDS encoding PorV/PorQ family protein, whose translation MMIKPSFFIKISSIFLAFACILYAPESQAASAGTSSGMLLLTADTARMNAMNQAGGTMTGDPGVVFYNPAGLHDLKQISSLFTHQTGLALDHTEILNIVFPVQGIGGFGASFVYHGMEMLDDAGAGVAGINVSGKLAILSFGRLEPELLPGFAYGINLKLLNSVLGEYSANSFSADVGFQYQPLPEVMTGLSIKNMGTGLKYIDEEDSLPLRAILSGKYHLLQQDQKNLYIALDIEQTLEMDTYIHVGSEFSYAQTLFLRAGYTFAPEGTNGISFGLGVQTKVAGYVWHLDYAYRMNAWSDENYDGTQLVSLGIDI comes from the coding sequence ATGATGATAAAACCTTCTTTTTTTATAAAAATTAGCTCGATTTTTTTAGCTTTTGCGTGTATTTTATATGCACCTGAAAGTCAGGCAGCTTCGGCCGGAACCAGCAGCGGCATGTTACTACTCACTGCGGATACTGCCAGAATGAATGCAATGAACCAAGCCGGCGGCACCATGACCGGCGATCCGGGAGTCGTTTTTTACAATCCGGCCGGATTGCATGATTTAAAACAAATAAGCAGTTTGTTTACACATCAAACCGGATTGGCTTTGGACCATACCGAAATTTTAAATATTGTTTTTCCTGTTCAGGGGATAGGTGGTTTTGGCGCCTCTTTTGTCTACCACGGCATGGAAATGCTGGATGATGCCGGTGCGGGTGTTGCAGGTATTAATGTAAGCGGAAAATTAGCAATACTGTCATTTGGCCGGCTTGAACCGGAATTGCTGCCCGGTTTTGCTTATGGGATTAACTTAAAATTACTCAATTCAGTACTTGGCGAATATTCAGCCAATTCTTTTAGCGCTGATGTAGGATTTCAATATCAACCGCTTCCTGAAGTAATGACCGGCCTGAGTATAAAAAACATGGGCACAGGTTTGAAATATATAGATGAAGAAGATTCATTGCCCCTGCGGGCCATTTTGTCAGGGAAGTATCATTTACTTCAGCAGGATCAGAAAAATTTGTATATTGCGCTGGACATTGAACAGACACTGGAAATGGACACGTATATCCATGTGGGCAGTGAATTTTCATATGCGCAGACATTGTTTCTGCGGGCAGGATACACATTTGCGCCGGAAGGTACCAATGGTATTTCATTTGGCCTGGGTGTTCAGACGAAAGTTGCAGGGTACGTTTGGCATCTCGATTATGCTTACAGAATGAATGCCTGGAGCGATGAAAATTACGATGGGACGCAATTGGTGTCATTGGGGATTGATATTTAG
- a CDS encoding T9SS type A sorting domain-containing protein, producing MIFKTRDVRVKYFGVVFIVFGMVVLFSAGKSWAADFWNESFSGTPLTQPGGWSDETQDGAFNADIAYSYTSSWAAVTRTAEGTYGKVLSPNQTVDVDTYPWVEIVVTGISASTSWKLGIQEQEGSYLHWDLSGSQTGTGTFQYDYASGTGWTGTHTFGVEMIVEGNAGTYIEADSVRIYNIPTPTPSPVCSPTVTSTPSPVYSPTTTSTITPTPTVEIFIYQEEFVGMAGELPAGWVVDNGANSFNAIIAYSYTDSYAAVTRTANDTWGKVLSEILNIDVGKYPIINVVVQDVSQDAQWRIGMQEQSGSYFQKYLNDYTTETGSFYFNFAEIMGWETGTYDFSVELAVVGSGGEYFEIDSIRIGVLSSMPPTPTVTITPVVENIFRPSLNLFRPKQAPLELYYKIKSVESVTIKIYNLAGRKVRTLLDTSYSGQIASQMDWDGKNDAGDWVGSGVYILRIEAKNTNNGSRFSKNIRVVVVK from the coding sequence ATGATATTCAAGACCAGGGATGTCCGGGTAAAATATTTTGGTGTTGTTTTTATCGTTTTTGGCATGGTCGTCCTTTTTAGTGCAGGAAAAAGTTGGGCAGCTGACTTCTGGAATGAATCTTTTTCGGGAACACCGCTTACACAACCAGGGGGATGGAGCGATGAGACTCAAGACGGTGCCTTCAATGCGGACATCGCTTATTCATATACCAGCTCCTGGGCTGCTGTCACACGTACGGCGGAAGGTACCTACGGTAAGGTGCTCTCGCCAAATCAGACGGTAGATGTTGACACCTATCCATGGGTGGAAATTGTGGTAACCGGAATCTCGGCCAGTACCAGTTGGAAATTGGGTATCCAGGAGCAAGAGGGAAGCTATTTACATTGGGACCTGTCCGGCTCGCAGACCGGTACTGGGACGTTTCAGTATGACTATGCGTCCGGGACTGGTTGGACTGGCACCCACACGTTTGGTGTGGAGATGATTGTGGAAGGTAATGCGGGTACTTATATTGAGGCTGATTCGGTTAGGATTTACAACATTCCTACACCAACCCCTTCTCCGGTTTGTTCACCCACGGTAACATCAACTCCATCACCAGTTTATTCGCCAACGACAACATCAACCATCACGCCAACACCAACGGTGGAGATTTTTATATATCAAGAAGAATTTGTCGGCATGGCCGGTGAGCTACCAGCGGGCTGGGTGGTTGACAATGGAGCCAATAGTTTTAATGCTATTATCGCGTATTCTTATACCGATTCTTATGCAGCGGTTACAAGAACAGCGAATGATACTTGGGGGAAGGTTCTTTCTGAAATATTAAACATTGATGTTGGAAAATATCCAATTATAAATGTGGTAGTGCAAGATGTTTCGCAGGATGCACAGTGGCGCATAGGAATGCAGGAACAAAGCGGAAGTTATTTTCAGAAGTATTTAAATGATTATACAACTGAAACCGGATCGTTTTATTTTAATTTTGCAGAGATAATGGGTTGGGAAACAGGGACGTATGATTTTAGTGTTGAATTAGCAGTTGTGGGTAGTGGTGGAGAATATTTTGAAATTGATTCTATTCGCATTGGAGTATTGAGCAGTATGCCCCCGACACCCACGGTGACGATAACACCGGTTGTAGAAAATATATTTCGGCCTTCGCTGAATCTTTTCAGACCCAAGCAAGCTCCCTTGGAGCTGTATTATAAAATTAAGAGTGTCGAAAGCGTTACGATTAAAATTTATAATTTAGCGGGACGCAAGGTCCGGACATTGCTGGATACCTCCTATTCAGGCCAGATTGCATCTCAAATGGACTGGGATGGAAAAAATGATGCTGGAGACTGGGTGGGGAGCGGCGTTTACATCCTGAGAATTGAAGCGAAAAATACAAATAACGGCAGTCGGTTTTCAAAGAATATTCGCGTGGTGGTTGTGAAATGA